A portion of the Pomacea canaliculata isolate SZHN2017 linkage group LG13, ASM307304v1, whole genome shotgun sequence genome contains these proteins:
- the LOC112554620 gene encoding E3 ubiquitin-protein ligase NEDD4-like isoform X1 has translation MPFPRRHTKGSSRLVQTVGGILNDTSGTTRLLRIKVIEGINLAKKDIFGASDPYVRISLYRGDREEGLIDTKQTKVVKKSLNPKWNQEFIFRTNPRDNVLLFEVFDLNRVTRDDFLGLVEIPLRFTNISTEASGRDIPCKNWVLRPRSVRSRVRGHLMLYIAYLEPENQADAADDPAGGQTNHEPGWEMLELDSALREAGASGPVTTDENSQAAPSENLEPLPPGWEERTDPQGRTYYVNHNSRTTQWARPTSSRVLPPDWEERTDANGRSYYVNHRTRVSQWDFPTSGVVQTEQDIQRQRSIEAAQLYRQRRHISQDDTLSMNSSLSESDLAHQIEERRQLHRRSAPVRQEIVEEEDEPLPAGWAMGFAPNGRPFFIDHNDRRTTWDDPRKQRERSGSQQKNDSPSPMFRSHSTEDLLSDLGPLPPGWEERTHADGRVFYIDHNTRTTQWEDPRLQKLGGPAVPYSRDYKRKYEYFRSKLRKPNNLPNKIDIKVTRRNVMEESFRQIMGMKNPDVLKTRLWIEFDGEIGLDYGGVTREWFYLLSKEMFNPYYGLFEYSATDNYTLQINNLSGIINEDHLTYFEFIGRVAGMAIYHGKLLDAFFIRPFYKMMLKKSIVLSDMESVDSEYYNSLVWIKENDPTDLDIHFSVEEDHFGELTERDLIPNGRNILVTNDNKLEYIEVVIKWRFVSRVEPQMKAFMKGVNALIPQNLLQIFDENELELLMCGLQDIDVNDWKQHTAYKGEYNPNHPVIVSFWKAVYSFNNEMRARLLQFVTGTSRVPMNGFAELYGSNGPQLFTIEKWGTITQFPRAHTCFNRLDLPPYESYYDLRGKLLVAIENAQGFEGVD, from the exons AATGATACCTCGGGCACCACCCGTCTTCTTCGGATCAAAGTCATCGAAGGAATAAATCTCGCAAAGAAAGATATATTTGGCGCAAG TGACCCATATGTACGTATATCCTTATATCGAGGAGATCGTGAAGAGGGCCTTATCgacactaaacaaacaaaagttgtcAAAAAg AGTCTCAACCCAAAATGGAACCAGGAATTCATCTTCCGG ACTAACCCTCGGGACAATGTGCTGCTTTTTGAAGTGTTTGACCTCAACAGAGTA ACTCGAGATGATTTTCTGGGGCTTGTTGAAATTCCCCTTCGCTTCACAAACATCAGCACTGAGGCCAGTGGTCGGGACATTCCTTGTAAAAACTGGGTGCTACGACCTCGATC AGTACGATCTCGAGTGCGTGGCCATCTCATGCTGTACATTGCATACCTGGAGCCAGAAAACCAAGCAGATGCTGCTGATGACCCAGCTGGGGGTCAGACCAATCATGAG CCTGGCTGGGAAATGCTGGAGTTGGATTCGGCTCTGAGAGAAGCTGGTGCCTCAGGGCCTGTCACCACAGATGAAAACTCCCAGGCTGCACCTTCAGAAAACCTTGAACCACTACCTCCAGGCTGGGAGGAACGGACTGACCCTCAGGGACGAACGTACTATGTTAACCACAACAGCCGCACGACTCAGTGGGCTAGGCCTACATC ATCGAGAGTCTTGCCTCCTGACTGGGAAGAAAGAACAGATGCCAATGGGAGATCTTACTATGTCAATCATCGCACACGAGTTTCACAGTGGGATTTTCCTACAAG TGGCGTGGTCCAGACAGAACAGGATATACAGAGACAGCGAAGCATTGAGGCAGCTCAACTATACCGACAGAGGCGTCACATCAGTCAGGACGACACTCTCAGTATGAACTCTAGTCTGTCTGAGTCAGACCTCGCCCATCAGATTGAAGAAAGAAGG CAATTGCACAGACGAAGTGCACCTGTCAGa CAAGAAATTgtggaagaagaagatgagCCACTGCCCGCAGGCTGGGCCATGGGTTTTGCTCCAAATGGACGCCCATTTTTCATTGATCACAATGATCGCCGGACCACATGG gatGATCCCAGAAAACAACGGGAACGTTCAGGCtcccaacaaaaaaatgacTCCCCATCACCCATGTTCCGTTCACATTCTACAGAGGACTTGCTGTCTGACCTTGGGCCACTGCCA CCGGGCTGGGAAGAAAGAACACATGCAGATGGTCGTGTTTTCTACATTGATCACA ATACAAGAACCACACAGTGGGAGGATCCAAGACTTCAGAAACTAGGGGGACCA GCTGTACCATACTCCAGGGATTATAAGAGGAAATATGAATATTTCAGATCCAAGCTTCGGAAGCCA aaTAACCTCCCAAACAAGATAGATATTAAAGTTACAAGGAGAAATGTCATGGAGGAGTCCTTCCGTCAGATCATGGGCATGAAGAACCCTGATGTCCTCAAAACAAG GTTGTGGATTGAATTTGATGGTGAGATTGGGTTGGACTACGGCGGTGTAACACGTGAGTGGTTCTACCTCCTGTCAAAGGAAATGTTCAACCCTTACTATGGACTTTTTGAATATTCTGCCAC GGATAACTACACACTTCAGATAAACAATCTTTCGGGCATCATCAATGAGGATCACCTAACCTACTTTGAGTTCATTGGCCGTGTAGCAGGAATGGCTATATACCATGGAAAACTTTTGGATG CTTTTTTCATCCGACCATTTTACAAGATGATGCTGAAGAAGAGCATTGTTCTGAGCGATATGGAATCTGTG GATTCTGAATACTACAACTCACTTGTGTGGATTAAGGAGAATGACCCTACTGACCTGGACATTCATTTCTCTGTAGAAGAGGACCACTTTGGAGAG ctCACAGAGAGAGACTTGATTCCTAATGGTCGCAATATTTTAGTTACCAATGACAACAAATTAGAGTACATAGA AGTGGTGATCAAGTGGCGGTTTGTCTCACGTGTGGAGCCACAGATGAAGGCCTTTATGAAAGGAGTCAATGCCCTCATACCACAAAACTTGCTGCAAATCTTTGATGAGAATGAGCTAGAG CTGCTGATGTGCGGCTTACAAGACATTGATGTCAATGACTGGAAACAGCACACGGCTTACAAGGGAGAGTACAACCCCAATCATCCAGTTATTGTCAGTTTCTGGAAG GCAGTCTATTCATTCAACAACGAGATGCGAGCTAGGCTTCTACAGTTTGTGACAGGCACTTCCCGTGTACCTATGAATGGATTCGCAGAGCTGTATGGGAGCAATGGACCTCAGCTCTTCACCATTGAAAAGTGGGGCACCATTACCCAGTTTCCTCGAGCACACACCTG TTTCAACCGACTGGATTTGCCGCCATATGAATCATACTATGACCTTCGTGGCAAGCTTCTGGTAGCCATAGAAAATGCTCAAGGCTTTGAAGGCGTGGACTAA
- the LOC112554620 gene encoding E3 ubiquitin-protein ligase NEDD4-like isoform X2: protein MASNSQIYGLPEIQNDTSGTTRLLRIKVIEGINLAKKDIFGASDPYVRISLYRGDREEGLIDTKQTKVVKKSLNPKWNQEFIFRTNPRDNVLLFEVFDLNRVTRDDFLGLVEIPLRFTNISTEASGRDIPCKNWVLRPRSVRSRVRGHLMLYIAYLEPENQADAADDPAGGQTNHEPGWEMLELDSALREAGASGPVTTDENSQAAPSENLEPLPPGWEERTDPQGRTYYVNHNSRTTQWARPTSSRVLPPDWEERTDANGRSYYVNHRTRVSQWDFPTSGVVQTEQDIQRQRSIEAAQLYRQRRHISQDDTLSMNSSLSESDLAHQIEERRQLHRRSAPVRQEIVEEEDEPLPAGWAMGFAPNGRPFFIDHNDRRTTWDDPRKQRERSGSQQKNDSPSPMFRSHSTEDLLSDLGPLPPGWEERTHADGRVFYIDHNTRTTQWEDPRLQKLGGPAVPYSRDYKRKYEYFRSKLRKPNNLPNKIDIKVTRRNVMEESFRQIMGMKNPDVLKTRLWIEFDGEIGLDYGGVTREWFYLLSKEMFNPYYGLFEYSATDNYTLQINNLSGIINEDHLTYFEFIGRVAGMAIYHGKLLDAFFIRPFYKMMLKKSIVLSDMESVDSEYYNSLVWIKENDPTDLDIHFSVEEDHFGELTERDLIPNGRNILVTNDNKLEYIEVVIKWRFVSRVEPQMKAFMKGVNALIPQNLLQIFDENELELLMCGLQDIDVNDWKQHTAYKGEYNPNHPVIVSFWKAVYSFNNEMRARLLQFVTGTSRVPMNGFAELYGSNGPQLFTIEKWGTITQFPRAHTCFNRLDLPPYESYYDLRGKLLVAIENAQGFEGVD, encoded by the exons ATGGCCTCAAATTCACAAATTTACGGATTACCAGAGATTCAG AATGATACCTCGGGCACCACCCGTCTTCTTCGGATCAAAGTCATCGAAGGAATAAATCTCGCAAAGAAAGATATATTTGGCGCAAG TGACCCATATGTACGTATATCCTTATATCGAGGAGATCGTGAAGAGGGCCTTATCgacactaaacaaacaaaagttgtcAAAAAg AGTCTCAACCCAAAATGGAACCAGGAATTCATCTTCCGG ACTAACCCTCGGGACAATGTGCTGCTTTTTGAAGTGTTTGACCTCAACAGAGTA ACTCGAGATGATTTTCTGGGGCTTGTTGAAATTCCCCTTCGCTTCACAAACATCAGCACTGAGGCCAGTGGTCGGGACATTCCTTGTAAAAACTGGGTGCTACGACCTCGATC AGTACGATCTCGAGTGCGTGGCCATCTCATGCTGTACATTGCATACCTGGAGCCAGAAAACCAAGCAGATGCTGCTGATGACCCAGCTGGGGGTCAGACCAATCATGAG CCTGGCTGGGAAATGCTGGAGTTGGATTCGGCTCTGAGAGAAGCTGGTGCCTCAGGGCCTGTCACCACAGATGAAAACTCCCAGGCTGCACCTTCAGAAAACCTTGAACCACTACCTCCAGGCTGGGAGGAACGGACTGACCCTCAGGGACGAACGTACTATGTTAACCACAACAGCCGCACGACTCAGTGGGCTAGGCCTACATC ATCGAGAGTCTTGCCTCCTGACTGGGAAGAAAGAACAGATGCCAATGGGAGATCTTACTATGTCAATCATCGCACACGAGTTTCACAGTGGGATTTTCCTACAAG TGGCGTGGTCCAGACAGAACAGGATATACAGAGACAGCGAAGCATTGAGGCAGCTCAACTATACCGACAGAGGCGTCACATCAGTCAGGACGACACTCTCAGTATGAACTCTAGTCTGTCTGAGTCAGACCTCGCCCATCAGATTGAAGAAAGAAGG CAATTGCACAGACGAAGTGCACCTGTCAGa CAAGAAATTgtggaagaagaagatgagCCACTGCCCGCAGGCTGGGCCATGGGTTTTGCTCCAAATGGACGCCCATTTTTCATTGATCACAATGATCGCCGGACCACATGG gatGATCCCAGAAAACAACGGGAACGTTCAGGCtcccaacaaaaaaatgacTCCCCATCACCCATGTTCCGTTCACATTCTACAGAGGACTTGCTGTCTGACCTTGGGCCACTGCCA CCGGGCTGGGAAGAAAGAACACATGCAGATGGTCGTGTTTTCTACATTGATCACA ATACAAGAACCACACAGTGGGAGGATCCAAGACTTCAGAAACTAGGGGGACCA GCTGTACCATACTCCAGGGATTATAAGAGGAAATATGAATATTTCAGATCCAAGCTTCGGAAGCCA aaTAACCTCCCAAACAAGATAGATATTAAAGTTACAAGGAGAAATGTCATGGAGGAGTCCTTCCGTCAGATCATGGGCATGAAGAACCCTGATGTCCTCAAAACAAG GTTGTGGATTGAATTTGATGGTGAGATTGGGTTGGACTACGGCGGTGTAACACGTGAGTGGTTCTACCTCCTGTCAAAGGAAATGTTCAACCCTTACTATGGACTTTTTGAATATTCTGCCAC GGATAACTACACACTTCAGATAAACAATCTTTCGGGCATCATCAATGAGGATCACCTAACCTACTTTGAGTTCATTGGCCGTGTAGCAGGAATGGCTATATACCATGGAAAACTTTTGGATG CTTTTTTCATCCGACCATTTTACAAGATGATGCTGAAGAAGAGCATTGTTCTGAGCGATATGGAATCTGTG GATTCTGAATACTACAACTCACTTGTGTGGATTAAGGAGAATGACCCTACTGACCTGGACATTCATTTCTCTGTAGAAGAGGACCACTTTGGAGAG ctCACAGAGAGAGACTTGATTCCTAATGGTCGCAATATTTTAGTTACCAATGACAACAAATTAGAGTACATAGA AGTGGTGATCAAGTGGCGGTTTGTCTCACGTGTGGAGCCACAGATGAAGGCCTTTATGAAAGGAGTCAATGCCCTCATACCACAAAACTTGCTGCAAATCTTTGATGAGAATGAGCTAGAG CTGCTGATGTGCGGCTTACAAGACATTGATGTCAATGACTGGAAACAGCACACGGCTTACAAGGGAGAGTACAACCCCAATCATCCAGTTATTGTCAGTTTCTGGAAG GCAGTCTATTCATTCAACAACGAGATGCGAGCTAGGCTTCTACAGTTTGTGACAGGCACTTCCCGTGTACCTATGAATGGATTCGCAGAGCTGTATGGGAGCAATGGACCTCAGCTCTTCACCATTGAAAAGTGGGGCACCATTACCCAGTTTCCTCGAGCACACACCTG TTTCAACCGACTGGATTTGCCGCCATATGAATCATACTATGACCTTCGTGGCAAGCTTCTGGTAGCCATAGAAAATGCTCAAGGCTTTGAAGGCGTGGACTAA
- the LOC112554621 gene encoding transcriptional repressor p66 alpha-like encodes MESGEIKKDRGSRALAEEQTTEPDFDVEVKDGRSDRDAKKWSVNKPPSDKSSEEQEVKMSLKRKLGGEKSQQSPEKKTKIKDDKKIDEDEASDKDDVAEPELVDGDENVDLPVTVVHKGEGMREKEEKQQQSDDAWETEELTEEKEEADTLLCEDENALAKRGAGETKTGCGGDLNVSKETTEMPTVEKDGETDTNNSGEDDVEDLSLNNKSKSGERLPKDKDTDVPEDKEHTLPVSKSVASEGKSENSKDMPEESQSVKSDGSSDKENVNCEVPMDLSNSGTPDADVIMLSDEDEPLQGSKRPKEEPRKYFQRVKRLQAELRNEEAKLVLLKKLRQSQLAPQIQEHPPVVGSGTTPNSSQLKPSIPRQQGGPPPLVKGGQIQGRSSGMHLPQQQQPPQQQQHSRSAVQGQSRNVQGPPPLIGASRSNTSASNGHGLQNITSIRGLMPGISQITPSSHRSLQQQQQPQASTPPQPAGDNTQTPAQRQAAAKLALRKQLEKTLLQIPPPKPPAPEMNFIPSLACPDFVLLLGLEEVVNHIVDLQLIARGQKSADEKFICNPFTCVQCGTDYTPVWKREKPGSKNVICEHCVTWNQKRALKQEHTNRLKSAFVKALQQEQEIERMQAHCLTSPSPPMPSATPPAPPLVTAPPQALAAAANSVAAVASISLSPASFRTSAEQARQHHSFLQAQQMRAAQPLGIPGFGGRPPFPYGLHYPNIKQADLQRQYLLDMIPRATSGMPWKH; translated from the exons GGCTGAAGAACAAACAACCGAACCTGATTTTGACGTAGAGGTCAAAGACGGCAGATCAGACAGGGATGCAAAGAAGTGGTCAGTAAACAAACCCCCATCTGACAAAAGCAG tgaAGAACAAGAAGTCAAAATGTCTCTAAAACGTAAATTAGGAGGTGAAAAATCTCAGCAAAGTCCAGAGAAAAA GACCAAgataaaagatgacaaaaagatAGATGAAGATGAGGCCTCTGATAAAGATGACGTTGCAGAGCCTGAGCTCGTTGATGGTGATGAGAATGTAGATCTGCCAGTGACAGTCGTACATAAAGGGGAagggatgagagagaaagaagaaaaacagcagCAAAGTGATGATGCCTGGGAAACTGAGGAGCTGACAGAGGAAAAAGAGGAAGCAGATACACTTCTTTGTGAGGATGAAAATGCATTGGCTAAAAGGGGTGCTGGTGAAACAAAAACTGGATGTGGTGGGGACTTAAATGTGAGCAAAGAGACAACAGAGATGCCTACGGTAGAGAAGGATGGAGAAACAGATACCAACAACTCTGGAGAGGACGATGTGGAAGACCTCTCACTGAACAATAAATCAAAGAGTGGAGAGAGACTGCCTAAAGATAAGGATACAGATGTTCCAGAAGACAAAGAGCATACTCTTCCAGTGTCAAAATCAGTCGCAAGTGAAGGAAAATCTGAAAACAGCAAGGACATGCCGGAAGAATCTCAGTCAGTCAAGTCGGATGGCAGCAGtgataaagaaaatgttaactgcGAGGTACCCATGGACCTCAGCAACAGTGGCACACCAGATGCTGATGTTATCATGCTTTCAGATGAAGATGAGCCACTTCAAGGGTCAAAGCGACCTAAAGAAGAGCCCAGGAAATATTTTCAGCGAGTCAAACGGCTGCAGGCAGAGCTGAGAAATGAAGAAGCCAAACTGGTGTTGCTGAAGAAACTTCGTCAGAGTCAGCTTGCTCCTCAGATACAGGAGCATCCACCTGTGGTTGGGTCAGGCACCACCCCAAACAGCAGCCAGCTCAAACCCAGCATTCCTCGTCAACAAGGGGGACCACCTCCACTTGTCAAAGGGGGGCAGATTCAGGGAAGGAGCTCTGGAATGCATCTTCCGCAACAACAGCAGCcgccacagcaacagcagcacagTCGCTCTGCTGTACAAGGTCAAAGTCGAAATGTTCAAGGGCCTCCACCTCTTATTGGTGCGTCCCGTTCTAACACCAGTGCCAGCAATGGCCATGGTCTGCAAAATATAACTAGCATTCGTGGCTTGATGCCAGGCATCAGCCAGATTACCCCCTCCTCCCACCGTAGTctccagcagcaacagcagccgcAAGCATCAACTCCTCCCCAGCCAGCAGGTGACAACACCCAGACACCAGCTCAACGACAGGCAGCAGCTAAACTAGCGCTCAGAAAGCAGTTAGAGAAAACCTTGCTGCAGATCCCACCTCCTAAACCCCCAGCACCTGAAATGAATTTCATTCCCTCATTGGCCTGCCCAGACTTTGTCCTGCTTCTGGGGCTTGAGGAGGTTGTCAATCATATAGTGGATTTGCAGCTGATTGCCCGTGGGCAGAAGTCAGCTGACGAGAAGTTCATCTGCAACCCATTCACTTGTGTGCAATGTGGCACCGATTACACTCCAGTGTGGAAGCGCGAGAAGCCAGGGTCGAAGAACGTGATCTGTGAGCACTGTGTGACGTGGAACCAGAAGCGGGCGCTGAAGCAGGAGCACACCAATCGCCTCAAGAGTGCCTTTGTCAAGGCTTTACAGCAGGAACAAGAAATTGAACGCATGCAGGCTCACTGCCTGACCTCTCCTTCTCCCCCAATGCCCTCAGCCACTCCCCCTGCTCCGCCTCTTGTCACTGCCCCTCCCCAAGCTTTGGCTGCAGCAGCTAACTCTGTGGCAGCAGTAGCCTCAATAAGCCTCAGTCCAGCCTCATTTCGTACAAGTGCAGAACAGGCAAGGCAGCATCACAGTTTCCTGCAGGCCCAGCAGATGAGGGCTGCTCAGCCTCTAGGTATTCCAGGATTTGGTGGCCGTCCTCCCTTCCCATATGGGCTTCACTACCCGAACATCAAACAGGCCGATCTACAGAGGCAGTATCTACTGGACATGATTCCTCGTGCAACATCGGGCATGCCGTGGAAACACTGA